One stretch of Chiroxiphia lanceolata isolate bChiLan1 chromosome 1, bChiLan1.pri, whole genome shotgun sequence DNA includes these proteins:
- the TMPPE gene encoding transmembrane protein with metallophosphoesterase domain isoform X1, protein MCFVDPRHPFITTLLPTGDFCRTEGNSQEAKMISFKQLPLEAKAAVAAGMVFFSMMLSRSFLAEKLDLRMRHWVIRLQMALFANTLMLMGSLHVWKSTVTMFTRSSAASSLCFMLWKIAVFMFLALAHSSFFTLLFLVAEEPYFFSLAAYTCLGAYIILIFFLFTLGSVEQAYKFLVGRGTKAGTGNKNRTAMKPVLAVMLTLVLTVVGLLNASQPPAVNSVEIPVHKLPSTMTNLKVVLLSDIHLGPTVGKTKLAMIVRMVKALKPDITVIVGDLTDAEAEIIRPAVEPLGELDSPLGTYFVTGNHEYYTSDVSNWFELLKSFNIQPLHNENVKIVSPKSTDDWFCLAGVDDIEADVLRYSGHGMDLKKALRGCSSEHAIVLLAHQPVAAKWALQERPDINLILSGHTHGGQIFPLNAGAYLLNPFFVGLYKVGQNTFVYVSPGTMYFGIPMRLGSRAEITEIILRSA, encoded by the exons ATGT GCTTTGTTGACCCAAGGCACCCCTTCATAACCACATTATTGCCTACTGGAGACTTCTGCAGAACAGAAGGGAACAGTCAGGAAGCAAAGATGATCTCCTTCAAGCAACTGCCCCTTGAAGCAAaggctgcagtggctgcaggaaTGGTTTTCTTCTCTATGATGCTGTCGCGGAGTTTTCTGGCAGAAAAACTCGATCTCAGGATGCGGCACTGGGTTATAAGGCTGCAGATGGCACTATTTGCCAATACACTCATGCTGATGGGATCTCTTCATGTTTGGAAAAGCACAGTCACCATGTTCACCAGGTCTTCAGCTGCCAGCTCCCTCTGTTTCATGCTGTGGAAAATAGCTGTGTTCATGTTTCTAGCTTTGGCTCATTCAAGCTTCTTTACGTTGCTATTTCTTGTTGCAGAAGAGccctatttcttttctttagctgCCTACACTTGCCTTGGGGCCTATATCATTctcatcttcttcctcttcactcTAGGCTCTGTAGAGCAGGCTTACAAGTTCTTGGTGGGGAGAGGCACTAAGGCAGGCACTGGCAacaagaacagaacagcaaTGAAACCAGTTTTGGCAGTCATGCTGACTCTTGTGCTGACTGTTGTCGGGCTGTTAAATGcttcccagcctcctgctgtgAATTCAGTGGAGATTCCAGTTCACAAGCTGCCCTCAACCATGACTAACCTGAAAGTGGTGTTGCTTTCAGATATCCATCTGGGGCCTACTGTTGGGAAGACCAAGCTTGCCATGATAGTGAGAATGGTTAAGGCTTTAAAACCAGATATCACGGTGATTGTTGGGGACCTGACTGACGCTGAGGCAGAGATCATACGACCTGCTGTTGAGCCTCTTGGAGAACTTGATTCCCCTTTGGGGACGTACTTTGTCACAGGAAACCATGAGTACTACACATCAGATGTTAGCAACTGGTTTGAGCTGTTAAAATCATTTAACATTCAGCCTCTGCATAATGAGAATGTGAAGATTGTTTCGCCAAAGAGCACTGATGACTGGTTCTGCCTGGCTGGCGTGGATGATATTGAAGCAGATGTATTACGCTACTCGGGACATGGCATGGATTTGAAAAAGGCTCTCAGAGGTTGTAGCAGTGAGCATGCAATAGTGCTTTTAGCTCATCAGCCAGTTGCTGCAAAGTGGGCCCTTCAGGAGAGACCAGACATAAATTTAATTCTCTCTGGCCATACTCACGGAGGGCAGATTTTCCCTCTAAATGCTGGAGCTTATCTTCTGAATCCATTCTTTGTTGGCTTGTACAAAGTTGGGCAGAACACCTTTGTCTATGTCAGCCCAGGGACCATGTACTTTGGAATACCCATGaggctgggcagcagagctgaaataACGGAGATAATCCTACGTTCTGCTTGA
- the TMPPE gene encoding transmembrane protein with metallophosphoesterase domain isoform X2, translating into MISFKQLPLEAKAAVAAGMVFFSMMLSRSFLAEKLDLRMRHWVIRLQMALFANTLMLMGSLHVWKSTVTMFTRSSAASSLCFMLWKIAVFMFLALAHSSFFTLLFLVAEEPYFFSLAAYTCLGAYIILIFFLFTLGSVEQAYKFLVGRGTKAGTGNKNRTAMKPVLAVMLTLVLTVVGLLNASQPPAVNSVEIPVHKLPSTMTNLKVVLLSDIHLGPTVGKTKLAMIVRMVKALKPDITVIVGDLTDAEAEIIRPAVEPLGELDSPLGTYFVTGNHEYYTSDVSNWFELLKSFNIQPLHNENVKIVSPKSTDDWFCLAGVDDIEADVLRYSGHGMDLKKALRGCSSEHAIVLLAHQPVAAKWALQERPDINLILSGHTHGGQIFPLNAGAYLLNPFFVGLYKVGQNTFVYVSPGTMYFGIPMRLGSRAEITEIILRSA; encoded by the coding sequence ATGATCTCCTTCAAGCAACTGCCCCTTGAAGCAAaggctgcagtggctgcaggaaTGGTTTTCTTCTCTATGATGCTGTCGCGGAGTTTTCTGGCAGAAAAACTCGATCTCAGGATGCGGCACTGGGTTATAAGGCTGCAGATGGCACTATTTGCCAATACACTCATGCTGATGGGATCTCTTCATGTTTGGAAAAGCACAGTCACCATGTTCACCAGGTCTTCAGCTGCCAGCTCCCTCTGTTTCATGCTGTGGAAAATAGCTGTGTTCATGTTTCTAGCTTTGGCTCATTCAAGCTTCTTTACGTTGCTATTTCTTGTTGCAGAAGAGccctatttcttttctttagctgCCTACACTTGCCTTGGGGCCTATATCATTctcatcttcttcctcttcactcTAGGCTCTGTAGAGCAGGCTTACAAGTTCTTGGTGGGGAGAGGCACTAAGGCAGGCACTGGCAacaagaacagaacagcaaTGAAACCAGTTTTGGCAGTCATGCTGACTCTTGTGCTGACTGTTGTCGGGCTGTTAAATGcttcccagcctcctgctgtgAATTCAGTGGAGATTCCAGTTCACAAGCTGCCCTCAACCATGACTAACCTGAAAGTGGTGTTGCTTTCAGATATCCATCTGGGGCCTACTGTTGGGAAGACCAAGCTTGCCATGATAGTGAGAATGGTTAAGGCTTTAAAACCAGATATCACGGTGATTGTTGGGGACCTGACTGACGCTGAGGCAGAGATCATACGACCTGCTGTTGAGCCTCTTGGAGAACTTGATTCCCCTTTGGGGACGTACTTTGTCACAGGAAACCATGAGTACTACACATCAGATGTTAGCAACTGGTTTGAGCTGTTAAAATCATTTAACATTCAGCCTCTGCATAATGAGAATGTGAAGATTGTTTCGCCAAAGAGCACTGATGACTGGTTCTGCCTGGCTGGCGTGGATGATATTGAAGCAGATGTATTACGCTACTCGGGACATGGCATGGATTTGAAAAAGGCTCTCAGAGGTTGTAGCAGTGAGCATGCAATAGTGCTTTTAGCTCATCAGCCAGTTGCTGCAAAGTGGGCCCTTCAGGAGAGACCAGACATAAATTTAATTCTCTCTGGCCATACTCACGGAGGGCAGATTTTCCCTCTAAATGCTGGAGCTTATCTTCTGAATCCATTCTTTGTTGGCTTGTACAAAGTTGGGCAGAACACCTTTGTCTATGTCAGCCCAGGGACCATGTACTTTGGAATACCCATGaggctgggcagcagagctgaaataACGGAGATAATCCTACGTTCTGCTTGA